The following are encoded in a window of Arthrobacter antioxidans genomic DNA:
- a CDS encoding amphi-Trp domain-containing protein: protein MDIELEKKQTLRREEAAQQLRDIADELASGNEIVMEQDGLRFTVKVPDEVTMKVEVEIEDDEREFEIKLSW from the coding sequence GTGGACATCGAGCTGGAGAAGAAGCAGACCCTGCGCAGGGAAGAGGCCGCTCAGCAGCTCCGCGACATCGCGGACGAGCTGGCGTCGGGCAACGAGATCGTCATGGAGCAGGACGGCCTGCGATTTACCGTCAAAGTTCCTGACGAGGTCACCATGAAGGTCGAGGTTGAGATCGAGGACGACGAACGGGAGTTTGAGATCAAACTGTCCTGGTAG
- a CDS encoding nuclear transport factor 2 family protein: MVSLLNEPEWHNTPISPVSITRATAQKWLDAYVTAWKTYDERAIADLWSETAEWHYPFQMRTSGREKIVAEWMSERDAFVGESFDAKYHPVAVEGDRVVAHGRTVFYEPDIDHVVTAYDNIWFLRFDDSGRCSEFHEWYAGRPEDEPDRAVPEHQLSEYAQTNPWQARPQQDPALDAVTATDSRAVHPVPPYLIQVDGTCNLTNEGAP; the protein is encoded by the coding sequence ATGGTGAGCCTCCTCAACGAACCCGAGTGGCACAACACTCCAATCTCACCGGTATCGATCACCAGGGCCACAGCGCAAAAGTGGCTCGATGCATACGTGACAGCCTGGAAGACGTATGACGAACGAGCAATTGCGGACCTTTGGTCGGAGACGGCTGAGTGGCACTATCCCTTCCAGATGCGAACATCAGGACGCGAGAAGATAGTCGCTGAGTGGATGAGTGAGCGCGACGCCTTCGTAGGTGAATCCTTTGACGCCAAGTACCATCCGGTCGCCGTTGAGGGCGACCGAGTCGTCGCCCATGGCCGAACTGTCTTCTACGAACCGGATATTGACCACGTGGTCACGGCATACGACAACATTTGGTTTCTACGGTTTGACGACTCGGGCCGGTGTTCCGAGTTCCATGAGTGGTACGCGGGCCGCCCTGAGGATGAACCAGATCGAGCAGTTCCTGAGCACCAGCTCAGCGAGTATGCACAAACCAACCCTTGGCAAGCCCGCCCGCAGCAGGATCCTGCTCTGGACGCTGTGACGGCTACTGACTCCCGAGCAGTGCACCCTGTGCCGCCCTATCTCATCCAAGTAGATGGCACCTGCAATCTCACCAACGAAGGAGCGCCATGA
- a CDS encoding YciI family protein codes for MATFITIGYGERIGYEKTDPAIRNAAHEHDAAMRERGVMMGIAGEPTQVRNHDGVEVVTQKGPFLRSDRPVAGFAIVEADSIEEATHLVSQTPCAVAHGLVEVWPLQTAT; via the coding sequence ATGGCTACGTTCATCACCATTGGCTACGGGGAACGCATCGGATACGAGAAGACGGATCCCGCCATCCGGAATGCGGCGCACGAGCACGACGCTGCAATGCGAGAACGCGGAGTCATGATGGGAATCGCCGGCGAACCAACTCAAGTCCGCAACCACGACGGCGTTGAAGTCGTGACACAGAAGGGACCCTTTCTACGGTCCGATCGTCCGGTTGCTGGATTCGCCATCGTCGAAGCGGACAGCATCGAAGAGGCTACCCATCTTGTTTCTCAGACGCCCTGCGCAGTAGCTCACGGCCTCGTCGAAGTGTGGCCCCTGCAAACCGCAACCTGA
- a CDS encoding DUF427 domain-containing protein, with protein sequence MSSASDHPWDHEADATGVRMRDVMGQLLQKLRYEPTVKRIRATLGGQTVVDTTRAMLVWEPRRVVPGYAVPDEDIRAEISLRSSPPFENGSVGFMLPDLSKIPVLDPRIPFDVRTTPGEPVEVRVAGTDATAAGFRARDPGLAGYVILAFADFGSWFEEDDEIISHPHDPYGRIDIRGTSRHVQLILDGHILADTTRARMLFETNLPARYYLPIEDVVAPLEPSSTRSMCSYKGSATWYSAIIGDRRLDDIAWQYEHPLSDAADVQDYVAFLDERLDLVIDGEQQKRSVTPWS encoded by the coding sequence ATGTCAAGCGCTTCAGATCACCCATGGGACCACGAGGCCGATGCGACCGGCGTGCGCATGCGGGATGTGATGGGGCAGCTGCTTCAAAAGCTGAGATACGAGCCAACGGTAAAGCGCATTCGCGCCACGCTCGGCGGGCAGACCGTCGTCGACACTACGCGAGCGATGCTCGTGTGGGAACCGCGTCGGGTCGTGCCGGGATACGCCGTCCCCGACGAGGACATTCGCGCTGAAATCTCGCTTCGCAGCTCACCGCCGTTCGAGAATGGCTCAGTCGGGTTCATGCTTCCCGACCTGTCGAAGATTCCCGTGTTAGACCCGCGTATCCCGTTTGACGTGCGCACGACGCCGGGCGAGCCGGTCGAGGTGCGCGTCGCGGGAACGGACGCCACCGCAGCTGGATTCCGTGCCCGCGACCCCGGTCTCGCCGGCTACGTGATCCTCGCATTCGCCGACTTCGGCAGCTGGTTCGAAGAAGACGACGAGATCATCAGCCATCCGCACGACCCGTACGGTCGCATCGATATTCGAGGCACCTCCCGGCATGTGCAGCTGATCCTCGACGGGCACATTCTGGCCGACACCACCCGAGCGCGGATGCTGTTCGAGACGAACCTCCCTGCCCGGTACTACCTTCCGATCGAGGATGTCGTGGCGCCGCTCGAGCCCAGCTCGACAAGGTCGATGTGCTCGTACAAAGGTTCTGCGACCTGGTACTCCGCGATCATCGGGGACAGGAGATTGGACGACATTGCGTGGCAGTACGAGCACCCGCTGAGTGACGCGGCCGACGTGCAGGATTACGTCGCGTTCCTCGACGAGCGACTCGACCTCGTCATCGACGGAGAGCAGCAGAAGCGCTCGGTCACTCCATGGTCGTGA
- a CDS encoding recombinase family protein produces the protein MANRPELDKLLEHLRKGHEVVWKLDRLGRSARNLLALIDDLEHGGVHFRSVATGISTTGPMSRAMLAVMSAFAQLECDPLAERSRAGIAMGAEHGRKDVRREITADHASLRRARELEVQGLAPADIGKITGASRAAMYRYLSMGVDDAP, from the coding sequence ATGGCCAACCGTCCCGAGTTGGACAAGCTCCTCGAGCACCTTCGGAAGGGCCATGAGGTGGTGTGGAAGCTGGATCGATTGGGACGCAGCGCCCGGAACCTGCTGGCCCTGATTGATGATCTGGAGCATGGTGGCGTGCATTTCCGCAGCGTCGCGACAGGTATCAGCACCACCGGTCCCATGAGTCGGGCGATGCTTGCTGTCATGTCTGCGTTCGCGCAGCTCGAGTGCGACCCGTTGGCCGAGCGGAGCAGGGCGGGTATCGCCATGGGCGCCGAACATGGGCGGAAGGACGTCCGGCGGGAGATTACTGCCGATCACGCAAGTCTCCGGCGTGCACGGGAGCTGGAGGTCCAGGGGCTTGCACCGGCGGACATCGGGAAGATCACCGGTGCGAGCCGGGCCGCGATGTACCGCTACCTCAGCATGGGTGTCGACGATGCACCGTGA
- a CDS encoding MFS transporter, with translation MLSVQDSRTGSGLVLSVLASGQFLMTLDSSVMNVSMATVAEDLGTTITGIQTAITLYTLVMASLMITGGKVGTIMGRRRAFALGLIIYAAGSLTTALAPNLAVLLFGWSLLEGIGAALIMPAIVSLVAANFPQERRAGAYGLVAAAGAMAVAAGPLIGGAVTTFASWRYVFVGEVIIVLAILLVLRKVADVPAAKVRLDFVGSALSIVGLAMVVYAVLRSGEWGWVQAKPGAPTVLGLSPVVWLLIGGMLVLYLFLRRTSHLAAVSGEPLIDPGLFQNQRLTGGLSIFFAQFLVQAGVFFTIPLFLSVVLELSALETGIRILPLSVALILAAAGIPKVLPHANPRRVIRLGLMLMIVGILILVGGMDPGADAGIVAIPMLLMGFGLGALSSQLGAITVSAVPDSQSAEVGGLQNTATNLGASLGTALIGSVLIATLGTSFMAGIQDNPAVPSSVQEEASVQLASGIPFISDTQLQEALNNADIDQETADAIMAVNSDSRLEALRMALALAALLATAALFLTGRLPEEAVGASDEAPHRAEPTEPAEPL, from the coding sequence GTGTTGAGTGTCCAGGATTCGCGTACTGGCTCCGGGCTTGTTCTGAGCGTGCTGGCATCCGGCCAGTTCCTGATGACCCTCGACAGTTCGGTGATGAACGTATCGATGGCCACGGTGGCCGAGGACCTCGGGACGACGATCACCGGCATCCAGACAGCTATCACCCTGTACACCCTCGTGATGGCCTCGTTGATGATCACCGGTGGCAAGGTAGGGACCATCATGGGCCGCCGGCGGGCGTTCGCGCTGGGCCTGATCATCTATGCCGCAGGTTCGCTGACGACGGCGCTTGCGCCGAACCTGGCGGTTCTGCTTTTCGGCTGGTCCCTTCTGGAGGGCATCGGTGCGGCCCTGATCATGCCCGCGATCGTGTCGCTCGTCGCGGCCAATTTCCCGCAGGAACGCCGAGCCGGGGCTTACGGACTGGTGGCCGCAGCAGGAGCCATGGCGGTCGCCGCGGGTCCTCTCATCGGTGGCGCTGTGACCACGTTCGCATCGTGGCGCTACGTCTTCGTCGGAGAGGTGATCATCGTCCTGGCAATCCTGCTCGTTCTGCGCAAGGTTGCGGACGTCCCTGCTGCCAAGGTCCGGCTCGATTTCGTAGGATCCGCATTGTCGATCGTGGGACTGGCCATGGTCGTCTATGCGGTGCTGCGTTCGGGTGAGTGGGGATGGGTGCAGGCCAAGCCCGGCGCCCCAACGGTTCTGGGTCTGTCTCCGGTGGTGTGGCTGCTGATCGGGGGGATGCTCGTCCTCTATCTGTTCCTGCGCAGGACCTCGCATCTTGCCGCAGTGAGCGGCGAGCCGCTGATCGACCCAGGACTGTTCCAGAACCAGCGTCTCACCGGCGGGCTCAGCATATTCTTCGCTCAGTTCCTGGTGCAGGCCGGCGTGTTCTTCACCATTCCGCTGTTCCTGTCCGTGGTGTTGGAATTGAGCGCGCTGGAGACCGGGATCCGGATCCTCCCGCTGTCCGTAGCGTTGATTCTGGCCGCCGCAGGAATCCCGAAGGTTCTGCCTCATGCAAACCCGCGCCGTGTCATCCGGCTTGGTCTGATGCTGATGATCGTCGGCATTCTCATCCTCGTGGGGGGCATGGACCCGGGGGCGGATGCAGGCATCGTTGCAATCCCGATGCTGCTGATGGGCTTTGGGCTGGGAGCGCTGTCGTCGCAGTTGGGCGCCATTACGGTTTCGGCGGTCCCGGACTCGCAGAGCGCGGAGGTCGGCGGGCTGCAGAACACGGCCACCAACCTCGGGGCCTCCCTGGGTACCGCGCTGATCGGGTCGGTACTCATCGCGACCCTGGGTACGTCGTTCATGGCCGGCATTCAGGATAATCCCGCTGTTCCGAGCTCGGTGCAGGAGGAAGCCTCGGTCCAGCTGGCCAGCGGTATCCCGTTCATCTCCGATACGCAGCTCCAGGAAGCGCTGAACAACGCCGACATTGACCAGGAAACCGCTGATGCCATCATGGCAGTCAACTCGGACTCCCGGCTGGAAGCACTGCGGATGGCGCTGGCTCTGGCCGCGCTGCTCGCGACCGCCGCCCTGTTCCTTACCGGACGCCTCCCGGAAGAGGCCGTCGGAGCGTCAGACGAGGCCCCCCACCGTGCGGAGCCTACTGAACCCGCCGAGCCCCTCTAG
- a CDS encoding cupin domain-containing protein — translation MIGLVRKSLDEPEETRPFEGDTGQLQLVDSELGPVGRATFHPGWRWSEHVKPIAKTDSCQAAHVGYFVSGRMRVVMNDGEEMEYGPGDFAAMAPGHDAWVVGDAPCVFIDWQGFADYAKP, via the coding sequence ATGATAGGTCTGGTTAGGAAGAGCCTGGATGAACCCGAGGAGACGCGTCCGTTCGAGGGCGACACGGGCCAGCTTCAACTTGTCGATTCGGAACTGGGCCCGGTAGGCCGCGCCACGTTCCATCCCGGATGGCGCTGGTCCGAGCATGTCAAGCCGATTGCCAAGACCGACAGCTGTCAGGCCGCCCACGTGGGCTACTTCGTGTCCGGCCGGATGAGGGTCGTCATGAACGACGGGGAGGAAATGGAGTACGGGCCGGGTGACTTCGCGGCCATGGCCCCCGGACACGACGCCTGGGTCGTGGGAGACGCACCCTGCGTCTTCATCGACTGGCAGGGATTCGCCGACTACGCCAAGCCCTGA
- a CDS encoding M20/M25/M40 family metallo-hydrolase, with product MGITPEDEVVRICQELIRIDTSNFGDNAGPGERKAAEYTAGLIEEVGLSTQLFEAAPGRTSVLARMEGSDSSLPALVVHGHLDVVPAQKEDWTVDPFGGEEKDGLIWGRGAVDMKDMDAMILSVLRSMQRDGIKPRRDLIFGFFADEEAGGAYGASWLVDNKPEVFEGATEAISEVGGFSATIGGQRTYLLQTAEKGISWLRLVAHGRAGHGSQINTDNAVTALARAVTRIGDHAWPIELTPTTRQFLDGVTELTGVEFDPDNPDVLLKELGTVARFVGATLQNTANPTVLKSGYKHNVIPGTAEALIDVRTLPGQQDQVLEIIRGLAGDGVEVSYEHKDTSLEVPFSGNLVDSMIDALHAEDPGAKVLPYTLSGGTDNKSLSRLGITGYGFAPLQLPDELDFTGMFHGVDERVPADSLRFGAKVLARLLTTY from the coding sequence GTGGGCATCACACCCGAAGATGAAGTCGTCAGGATCTGCCAGGAACTGATCCGCATCGATACCTCGAACTTCGGGGACAACGCAGGCCCGGGGGAGCGGAAGGCCGCCGAGTACACGGCCGGGCTGATCGAGGAGGTGGGACTGTCGACCCAGCTGTTCGAGGCCGCTCCCGGCCGCACGTCCGTCCTCGCCCGCATGGAGGGCTCGGATTCCTCCCTGCCCGCCCTCGTGGTGCACGGTCACCTCGACGTCGTCCCCGCGCAGAAGGAGGACTGGACGGTCGACCCCTTCGGTGGCGAGGAGAAGGACGGCCTCATCTGGGGCCGCGGCGCAGTGGACATGAAGGACATGGACGCCATGATCCTGTCCGTCCTGCGGTCCATGCAGCGCGACGGCATCAAGCCCAGGCGGGACCTCATTTTCGGCTTCTTCGCCGACGAGGAAGCAGGCGGCGCCTATGGCGCGTCCTGGCTCGTGGACAACAAGCCGGAGGTCTTCGAGGGAGCAACCGAGGCGATCTCCGAAGTGGGCGGGTTCTCCGCGACGATCGGAGGCCAGCGGACCTACCTCCTGCAGACGGCGGAGAAAGGCATCTCCTGGCTGCGCCTGGTGGCCCACGGTCGCGCAGGGCACGGTTCCCAGATCAACACCGACAACGCCGTGACCGCCCTGGCGCGGGCCGTCACGCGCATCGGTGACCATGCCTGGCCCATCGAACTCACGCCCACCACGCGCCAGTTCCTGGACGGCGTCACCGAGCTGACCGGCGTCGAGTTCGACCCCGACAACCCGGACGTGCTCCTCAAGGAGCTCGGGACCGTAGCGCGTTTCGTCGGCGCGACGCTGCAGAACACCGCCAACCCGACGGTGCTCAAGAGCGGCTACAAGCACAACGTGATCCCCGGGACCGCCGAGGCGCTCATCGACGTCCGCACGCTGCCCGGCCAGCAGGACCAGGTGCTGGAGATCATCCGCGGGCTCGCGGGCGACGGCGTCGAGGTGAGCTACGAGCACAAGGACACCTCGCTCGAGGTGCCGTTCTCCGGCAACCTCGTGGACTCGATGATCGACGCCCTGCATGCGGAGGACCCCGGTGCGAAGGTCCTCCCCTACACGCTCTCCGGCGGCACCGACAACAAGTCGCTGAGCCGCCTCGGCATCACCGGCTACGGCTTCGCACCCCTGCAACTGCCCGACGAGCTCGACTTCACCGGCATGTTCCACGGCGTCGACGAACGCGTCCCCGCGGACTCGCTGCGCTTCGGGGCGAAAGTGCTCGCCCGGCTGCTGACCACCTACTGA
- a CDS encoding acyl-CoA dehydrogenase family protein translates to MTITTIADGVGHLLPDNLLERFRNRAGGYDATNTFFAEDFEELTGIGYLRLLADTPPGDAGGMARAAAAQRRLAAAAPATALGINMHLVWTAVAGLLADRGDSSLRFVLDEAAQGEVFAFGVSEPGNDAVLFDSLTRVERLTDGGFAYTGTKVFTSLSPVWTRLGIFGKLEGAGGGNDAILHAFVPRGTPGVETLEDWDPLGMRATQSHTTRLLDVRVPADAVFRTLPVGPNADPLVFGIFAAFETLIASVYLGIADRALDLAVDAVTNRRSHVGDRALSDDPVLRNLLAGPAMRRTGADAELRQVTLDLDARSGEAAQWFARLVTLKTHAVEAAVAATTAALHVGGGSGFSASSEVSRLHRDALAGQFHPSTEESARATVATALLGPMSG, encoded by the coding sequence ATGACCATCACGACGATCGCGGACGGCGTGGGGCACCTCCTCCCGGACAACCTGCTCGAGCGGTTCCGGAACCGGGCCGGGGGTTATGACGCCACGAACACCTTCTTCGCGGAGGATTTCGAGGAACTGACCGGTATCGGGTACCTGCGCCTCCTGGCGGATACCCCGCCCGGCGACGCGGGCGGGATGGCGCGGGCCGCCGCGGCCCAGCGGCGACTGGCCGCAGCCGCCCCCGCCACGGCGCTCGGCATCAACATGCATCTGGTCTGGACGGCCGTCGCCGGCCTCCTCGCGGACCGCGGCGACTCCTCGCTGCGGTTCGTCCTGGACGAGGCCGCGCAGGGCGAGGTCTTCGCTTTCGGCGTGTCCGAGCCCGGCAACGACGCCGTCCTGTTCGACTCGCTGACACGGGTGGAACGCCTCACCGACGGCGGCTTCGCGTACACCGGTACGAAGGTGTTCACGAGCCTCTCACCCGTGTGGACCCGCCTCGGGATCTTCGGGAAGCTCGAGGGCGCGGGCGGTGGGAACGATGCAATCCTCCACGCCTTCGTCCCGCGCGGCACGCCCGGGGTGGAGACCCTCGAGGACTGGGATCCGCTGGGGATGCGCGCCACCCAGTCCCATACGACCCGCCTGCTGGACGTGCGCGTGCCGGCGGACGCGGTCTTCCGCACACTCCCGGTGGGGCCCAACGCCGACCCGCTGGTCTTCGGGATCTTCGCGGCGTTCGAGACCCTCATCGCGTCCGTCTACCTCGGCATCGCGGACCGCGCGCTCGACCTCGCGGTGGACGCGGTGACGAACCGCCGGAGCCACGTGGGGGACCGCGCACTGTCCGACGACCCCGTGCTGCGGAACCTGCTCGCCGGGCCTGCCATGCGGCGGACCGGAGCGGACGCCGAACTCCGGCAGGTCACCCTGGACCTGGACGCACGCTCGGGCGAGGCGGCCCAGTGGTTCGCGCGTCTCGTGACGCTGAAGACCCATGCGGTGGAGGCCGCAGTGGCCGCCACCACGGCGGCGCTCCATGTGGGCGGGGGATCGGGCTTCTCGGCGTCGTCGGAGGTGTCCCGCCTTCACCGTGACGCCCTGGCCGGTCAGTTCCATCCCTCGACGGAGGAGTCCGCGCGGGCCACGGTCGCGACCGCGCTGCTGGGTCCGATGTCGGGCTGA
- a CDS encoding DUF5703 family protein has product MREHFLNATAVRERDYGRQYEYLVLTMNAGEPLPAARKLVTEHAEYGKWELERSCIYMGGGRRYWLRRKVLRVERTA; this is encoded by the coding sequence ATGCGAGAACATTTTCTGAATGCGACAGCCGTCCGGGAACGCGATTACGGGCGGCAGTACGAGTACCTGGTCCTCACGATGAACGCCGGCGAACCACTGCCCGCGGCGCGCAAACTCGTCACCGAGCACGCGGAGTACGGCAAGTGGGAGCTCGAGCGCAGCTGCATCTACATGGGCGGTGGCCGGCGGTACTGGCTGCGGCGGAAGGTCCTCCGCGTCGAGCGCACCGCCTGA
- a CDS encoding aldo/keto reductase — translation MQRRNVGMSGLTVSALGLGTMNWGQEVSEEAAREQLRLFTDAGGTLVETAARYGEGQAEAILGGFIGDTVARSELVLVVQGGTTRSGSRRLDASRRGLLDSLDASLSLLGTDHVDVWLAPSPDSAVPLQETLSALEAAYVTGRARYVGVSDYAGWEFARAAATASFPLLVNDVEYSLVNRGAEREVLPAAEAFGAAVFAWGPLGRGVLTGKYRGRIPTESRGASDVWAPYVEPYLAGKPQRITEALCTAARGLDLQPHELALRWLLHRPGVASAIVGARTPQQLKEILQTSGAPVAEPIAAVLDEVSA, via the coding sequence ATGCAACGGCGAAATGTGGGGATGAGCGGCCTGACCGTGTCCGCCCTCGGGTTGGGCACCATGAACTGGGGCCAGGAAGTGTCCGAGGAGGCTGCCCGGGAGCAGCTCCGTCTCTTCACCGATGCCGGTGGCACGCTCGTCGAGACCGCGGCCCGCTACGGTGAGGGCCAGGCGGAAGCGATACTGGGCGGCTTCATCGGCGACACCGTGGCCCGGTCGGAACTCGTCCTCGTGGTGCAGGGCGGCACCACCCGCAGCGGCAGCCGGCGCCTCGACGCATCGCGCCGGGGTCTGCTCGATTCGCTCGATGCCTCCCTGTCGCTGCTCGGCACGGACCACGTCGACGTCTGGCTCGCGCCCTCCCCCGACTCCGCCGTCCCGCTGCAGGAGACGCTGAGTGCGCTGGAAGCCGCCTACGTGACCGGTCGCGCGCGCTACGTCGGCGTCTCCGACTACGCGGGCTGGGAGTTCGCCCGGGCGGCCGCGACGGCGTCCTTCCCGCTCCTCGTCAACGACGTCGAGTACTCGCTCGTGAATCGCGGCGCCGAGCGGGAGGTGCTCCCCGCCGCGGAGGCGTTCGGCGCCGCGGTGTTCGCCTGGGGGCCGCTGGGTAGGGGCGTCCTGACCGGCAAGTACCGCGGCCGGATCCCCACCGAATCACGCGGGGCCTCCGACGTGTGGGCGCCGTACGTCGAGCCCTACCTGGCAGGGAAGCCCCAGCGCATCACGGAGGCGCTGTGCACGGCGGCGCGGGGCCTGGATCTGCAGCCCCACGAACTCGCGCTGCGCTGGCTCCTTCACCGGCCCGGCGTGGCCTCCGCGATCGTGGGCGCCCGGACGCCGCAGCAGCTCAAGGAGATCCTGCAGACCAGCGGCGCGCCCGTGGCCGAACCCATCGCTGCGGTCCTCGACGAGGTCTCCGCCTGA
- a CDS encoding undecaprenyl-diphosphate phosphatase: protein MNWIEAIILGFVQGLTEFLPISSSAHLRIVGEFLPNAQDPGAAFTAITQLGTETAVVVFFWKDIVRIVKAWFGALRGKVPRNDPDARMGWLVIIGSVPIVVLGLLFQDQIEGSFRSMWIVATMLIVFGLILAVADAVGRQTRDLQSLTYRHGILYGLAQALALIPGVSRSGGTITAGLLMGYTREAAARYSFLLAIPAVFGSGVFQLVKSYDETGPYGLAETALATVVAFVVGFAIIGWFLRYVTTRGYGLFVWYRILLGLALYVLLGFGVISA from the coding sequence GTGAATTGGATAGAAGCGATCATCCTGGGGTTCGTCCAGGGCCTTACCGAATTCCTACCCATTTCATCGAGCGCACACCTGCGCATCGTGGGCGAGTTCCTCCCGAACGCGCAGGATCCGGGTGCGGCGTTCACCGCCATCACCCAGCTGGGCACCGAGACCGCCGTCGTCGTGTTCTTCTGGAAGGACATCGTCCGGATCGTCAAGGCCTGGTTCGGCGCATTGAGGGGTAAGGTCCCGCGGAACGACCCCGACGCGCGCATGGGCTGGCTGGTCATCATCGGCAGCGTGCCGATCGTCGTGCTCGGTCTGCTCTTCCAGGACCAGATCGAGGGCTCGTTCCGCAGCATGTGGATCGTCGCGACCATGCTGATCGTCTTCGGGCTCATCCTGGCGGTCGCGGACGCCGTGGGGCGGCAGACCCGTGATCTCCAAAGCCTCACCTACCGGCACGGCATCCTGTACGGGCTGGCGCAGGCACTTGCCCTGATCCCCGGGGTGTCGCGCTCCGGCGGCACCATCACCGCCGGGCTGCTCATGGGCTACACGCGTGAGGCCGCGGCGCGCTACTCGTTCCTGCTGGCCATCCCCGCCGTGTTCGGCAGCGGTGTGTTCCAGCTCGTGAAGAGCTACGACGAGACCGGCCCGTACGGGCTCGCGGAGACCGCCCTGGCCACCGTCGTCGCCTTCGTGGTCGGGTTCGCGATCATCGGCTGGTTCCTGAGGTACGTCACCACCCGCGGCTACGGGCTCTTCGTCTGGTACCGCATCCTGCTCGGCCTCGCCCTGTACGTACTTCTCGGCTTCGGCGTCATCAGCGCCTGA
- the mshC gene encoding cysteine--1-D-myo-inosityl 2-amino-2-deoxy-alpha-D-glucopyranoside ligase translates to MIAWSSTPVPVLDGTQAGISLFDTALQGPAPLGNRPEQSLYVCGITPYDATHLGHASTYVAFDLLNRTWRDAGSTVRYVQNVTDVDDPLLERATATGVDWQDLAADQIALFREDMEALNVLPPDHYIGAVESIDWIVPIVEKLVGRDLAYTVPGEGGEPDGDVYFSLDAAATLDQGDPARWFLGQVSHLDLGTMLTLSAERGGDPQRPHKRNALDPLLWRAARPGEPSWPAGSLGDGRPGWHIECAVIAQQFLPSPFTVQGGGSDLVFPHHEMSASHAWAAGGTPLAQHYAHAGMVGYDGEKMSKSRGNLVLVSRLRQAGVDPAAIRLAILAHHYRTDWSWTEGVLDTAIRRLATWREAARSATPDDVVVLREQVRAHLANDLDAPSALAAIDAWAAARPALADGGTGGRALGDVVDALLGVRLQAN, encoded by the coding sequence GTGATTGCGTGGAGTTCGACCCCTGTCCCAGTACTCGACGGTACCCAGGCGGGTATCAGCCTGTTCGACACGGCACTCCAGGGGCCGGCCCCCCTGGGGAACCGTCCCGAGCAGAGCCTCTACGTCTGCGGTATCACCCCCTACGACGCCACGCACCTCGGCCACGCGTCCACCTACGTGGCCTTCGACCTCCTCAACCGGACCTGGCGCGACGCGGGATCCACGGTACGTTACGTGCAGAACGTCACCGACGTCGACGATCCCCTCCTCGAACGGGCCACCGCCACCGGCGTGGACTGGCAGGACCTCGCCGCGGACCAGATCGCCCTGTTCCGTGAGGACATGGAGGCCCTGAACGTCCTCCCTCCGGACCATTACATCGGAGCCGTCGAGTCGATCGACTGGATCGTCCCGATCGTCGAGAAGCTCGTGGGACGCGACCTCGCCTACACGGTGCCGGGCGAGGGCGGGGAGCCCGACGGCGACGTCTACTTCTCCCTCGACGCTGCGGCAACGCTGGACCAGGGCGACCCCGCGCGCTGGTTCCTCGGGCAGGTCTCGCACCTCGACCTCGGGACGATGCTCACGCTGTCGGCCGAGCGCGGCGGCGACCCCCAGCGGCCCCACAAGCGCAACGCACTCGATCCCCTCCTCTGGCGCGCGGCGAGGCCCGGCGAGCCGAGCTGGCCCGCCGGGTCGCTCGGCGACGGACGGCCGGGCTGGCACATCGAGTGTGCGGTGATCGCCCAGCAGTTCCTGCCGTCCCCGTTCACCGTGCAGGGCGGCGGCTCGGATCTCGTCTTCCCGCACCACGAGATGAGCGCCTCCCATGCCTGGGCCGCCGGCGGGACACCCCTGGCCCAGCACTACGCCCACGCCGGGATGGTGGGCTACGACGGCGAGAAGATGAGCAAGTCGCGCGGGAACCTCGTCCTCGTGTCGAGGCTGCGCCAGGCGGGCGTCGATCCCGCGGCGATCCGCCTCGCGATCCTCGCCCACCACTACCGCACGGACTGGTCGTGGACGGAGGGCGTCCTCGACACGGCGATCCGCCGTCTCGCCACGTGGCGCGAGGCCGCACGGTCGGCGACCCCCGACGACGTCGTCGTGCTCCGTGAACAGGTGAGGGCGCACCTGGCGAACGACCTCGATGCGCCGTCCGCGCTGGCCGCGATCGATGCGTGGGCGGCGGCACGACCCGCCCTGGCCGACGGCGGGACCGGCGGGCGGGCGCTGGGGGACGTCGTCGACGCCCTGCTCGGCGTCCGGCTCCAGGCGAACTGA